Proteins found in one Corynebacterium sanguinis genomic segment:
- a CDS encoding TetR/AcrR family transcriptional regulator has protein sequence MTFDSRTEIIYAVLQTIAEEGISGLSMRNVAAEAGVSLGRVQHHFRSKDELLVETCRALVAAAEHRYNEQAGTACEQLEYAIGHVIPRDDNARRGAAIWSAFVAYGLVEPTISAIITDAKRGQEAEVARLMAQAGFSDAGTRARALIALADGLVQRVLTGDLSATQAQIVVDSYIASHH, from the coding sequence ATGACTTTCGACAGCCGCACAGAAATCATCTACGCGGTTTTGCAAACAATTGCGGAGGAGGGAATTTCTGGACTGTCCATGCGCAACGTCGCCGCCGAAGCCGGGGTCTCACTCGGCCGGGTTCAGCACCACTTCCGCAGCAAAGACGAGTTGCTCGTGGAGACGTGCCGAGCACTCGTCGCAGCCGCCGAGCATCGCTATAACGAGCAGGCCGGAACCGCCTGCGAGCAGCTCGAGTACGCCATCGGACACGTTATTCCGCGCGATGACAATGCGCGCCGTGGCGCAGCTATTTGGAGTGCGTTCGTTGCCTACGGTTTAGTGGAGCCCACCATCAGCGCCATCATCACCGACGCAAAGCGCGGTCAGGAAGCCGAGGTAGCTCGGCTGATGGCTCAGGCGGGATTCAGCGATGCTGGTACTCGCGCGAGGGCACTCATTGCGCTTGCCGACGGCCTCGTCCAACGCGTCCTCACCGGCGACCTCAGCGCCACTCAAGCCCAAATAGTGGTCGATTCGTACATAGCGTCCCACCACTAA
- a CDS encoding alpha/beta fold hydrolase — protein sequence MTLRSAPKTLALLLALLVAHRVFLAWTTPPDVGHWRSSTGRDTYTDAYDAALAVGPTPYRSVYVPTRFGTAHVVVWEPDVDHGETPVLLTPGRASGAPMWNELLPYIGNARTVYAVDAIGDAGLSAQSSPITSSTDQAQWLSETLEGLGVDSAHVVGHSFGGATSAALAVERPDLVASIALIEPAFTLVYPPPATFFWGTVILLPVPQSLKDRALAEIGGTTAEEVRQDDPVSTMIDLGSRHFSAALPTPKPLNSAQLERLSMPVYVAIADTDSLAGGEVAAERARQAIPDAIVHVWPNTTHSLPFQVPQELSAELESFWAAGSGGAVSR from the coding sequence GTGACACTTCGCTCTGCCCCTAAAACCCTTGCCCTTCTGCTTGCCCTCCTCGTAGCGCATCGCGTCTTTCTGGCGTGGACCACACCTCCCGACGTCGGCCACTGGCGCTCGAGCACAGGCCGCGACACCTATACGGATGCGTACGACGCTGCCTTGGCAGTGGGACCCACCCCGTATCGGAGCGTTTACGTGCCCACCCGATTCGGCACGGCACATGTCGTCGTCTGGGAACCGGATGTCGACCACGGTGAAACGCCAGTTCTTCTCACCCCGGGGCGTGCTTCGGGCGCGCCGATGTGGAACGAGCTGCTCCCCTATATCGGAAACGCCCGCACCGTCTACGCCGTCGACGCGATCGGAGATGCCGGGTTATCCGCACAAAGCTCGCCGATCACCTCGAGCACCGACCAAGCGCAATGGCTGTCGGAGACCCTGGAAGGCTTGGGAGTTGACTCAGCCCACGTCGTGGGACACTCATTCGGCGGGGCAACGAGTGCAGCCCTCGCAGTCGAGCGCCCCGACCTCGTAGCCTCCATTGCGTTGATCGAGCCCGCGTTCACCCTCGTCTACCCGCCACCCGCCACATTCTTCTGGGGCACGGTGATCTTGCTCCCTGTGCCCCAATCACTGAAAGACCGAGCGCTCGCCGAGATCGGAGGCACGACGGCGGAGGAAGTCCGCCAGGACGATCCCGTCTCCACCATGATCGACCTCGGATCTCGGCACTTTAGCGCCGCCCTCCCTACCCCGAAGCCTCTGAACAGTGCCCAGCTAGAGCGCCTGAGCATGCCCGTCTACGTGGCTATCGCAGACACTGATTCGCTCGCTGGCGGGGAGGTCGCCGCGGAAAGGGCACGGCAAGCGATTCCCGACGCCATCGTCCACGTCTGGCCAAACACGACTCATTCACTGCCGTTCCAAGTCCCGCAGGAGCTCAGTGCCGAGCTGGAGTCGTTCTGGGCGGCAGGATCGGGCGGGGCGGTGAGCCGTTAG
- a CDS encoding DUF3995 domain-containing protein: MRALFALACIAGLTHAAFSAYWAAGGTWSLATAGQTMVEQFESMTWVLWIVAGIKALAAVIPLLAPDNPLIRGVSWVGGFVLVVWGGLSTVIALAVFAGVYIPKGGIDRAGMIGHAFLWDPLFVLWGVALLGALATSRPRRLRDVNEVADA; encoded by the coding sequence GTGCGCGCGCTTTTCGCCCTTGCCTGCATCGCGGGGCTAACCCACGCCGCTTTCAGTGCTTACTGGGCGGCTGGGGGAACCTGGTCGTTGGCCACCGCAGGTCAGACAATGGTGGAGCAGTTTGAATCGATGACCTGGGTGTTGTGGATCGTCGCGGGTATCAAGGCGCTCGCGGCCGTGATTCCGTTGCTCGCTCCGGACAACCCGCTTATCCGCGGTGTGAGTTGGGTGGGCGGTTTCGTGCTGGTGGTGTGGGGCGGACTGAGCACCGTCATTGCGCTCGCCGTCTTCGCGGGGGTATACATCCCGAAGGGTGGTATCGACCGCGCTGGAATGATCGGGCACGCCTTCCTCTGGGATCCGCTGTTCGTCCTGTGGGGTGTGGCGCTGCTCGGTGCGCTGGCCACGTCGCGTCCGCGTCGCCTCCGCGACGTGAACGAAGTTGCCGATGCGTAA
- a CDS encoding IS30 family transposase: MKTSEVPEGMRRQWRADRALRPAMRSPGRPQPSRAVQRQFWRLIAAGVTTAEAALAVGVSVPVGSRWFRHAGGMPPLTLTEPTGRYLSFEEREEIAILRAQGRGVRSIARTLGRDPGTISRELRRNAATRSGKLEYRATVAQWKAQEAAKRPKTAKLVANLRLRDYVQDRLSGKVTGPDGTPVEGPVTPTWKGLNKPRRQDRRWATSWSPEQISHRLKLDFPDDESMRISHEAIYQALFIEGRGALKRELVACLRTGRALRQPRERSRNKPGGHVGAEVVISQRPAEAADRAVPGHWEGDLVIGTGRSAIGTLVERRSRATILVRLPRLDGWGEHPPVKNGPALGGYGAVAMNAALAAAITTLPQQLRKTITWDRGKELSGHAAFTLETGTKVFFADPHSPWQRPTNENTNGLLRQYFPKGTDLSRWSADDLEAVAHTLNNRPRKTLGWKTPAEVFGEALQSLKQAGVATTG; encoded by the coding sequence ATGAAGACCAGCGAGGTCCCGGAGGGGATGCGGCGGCAGTGGCGCGCGGACCGGGCGTTGCGGCCAGCAATGCGCTCTCCGGGCAGACCGCAGCCATCGAGGGCGGTGCAGCGACAATTCTGGCGCCTGATCGCGGCCGGGGTCACGACAGCGGAGGCAGCGCTGGCGGTGGGGGTGTCGGTGCCGGTCGGATCACGGTGGTTCCGTCACGCTGGCGGTATGCCACCGCTGACGTTGACGGAGCCAACTGGTCGTTATCTCAGTTTCGAGGAGCGAGAGGAGATCGCGATCTTGCGTGCTCAGGGACGCGGTGTCCGGTCGATCGCGCGTACCCTTGGGCGGGATCCGGGCACGATCAGTCGGGAGTTGCGCCGCAACGCTGCTACCCGCAGCGGGAAGCTGGAGTATCGCGCCACGGTGGCCCAATGGAAAGCCCAAGAGGCCGCGAAACGACCCAAGACCGCGAAGCTGGTGGCCAACCTGCGGCTTCGCGACTATGTCCAGGACAGACTCTCTGGGAAGGTCACTGGCCCGGACGGGACGCCGGTGGAAGGGCCGGTCACGCCGACGTGGAAGGGGTTGAACAAGCCTCGTCGGCAAGATCGACGGTGGGCCACCAGTTGGAGCCCGGAGCAGATCAGTCACCGCTTGAAGCTGGATTTCCCTGATGATGAGTCAATGCGTATCAGTCATGAGGCGATCTACCAGGCGTTGTTCATCGAAGGCCGCGGCGCGCTGAAGCGTGAGCTGGTGGCTTGCCTGCGAACGGGCAGGGCGTTGCGACAGCCCCGTGAGCGTTCCCGGAACAAACCCGGCGGTCATGTCGGCGCCGAGGTCGTGATCAGCCAACGCCCCGCAGAAGCCGCTGATCGCGCTGTTCCAGGACACTGGGAAGGTGACCTGGTCATCGGGACCGGCCGCTCTGCGATCGGGACCTTGGTCGAGCGTCGCAGCCGCGCGACGATCCTGGTCCGCTTGCCCCGCCTCGACGGCTGGGGCGAGCACCCTCCGGTTAAGAACGGCCCCGCGCTGGGCGGCTACGGTGCAGTCGCGATGAACGCGGCTCTGGCCGCTGCGATCACGACCCTGCCCCAGCAGTTACGCAAGACGATCACCTGGGACCGCGGCAAGGAACTATCAGGACATGCCGCGTTCACTCTTGAGACTGGCACCAAGGTGTTCTTCGCTGATCCGCACTCCCCGTGGCAACGGCCCACCAACGAGAACACCAACGGCCTGCTACGTCAGTACTTCCCCAAGGGCACCGACCTGTCCCGCTGGAGCGCAGACGACCTCGAAGCGGTGGCCCACACCCTCAACAACAGACCCCGCAAGACCCTCGGCTGGAAGACCCCCGCCGAAGTCTTCGGTGAAGCACTACAATCCCTGAAACAGGCCGGTGTTGCAACCACCGGTTGA
- a CDS encoding DUF3662 and FHA domain-containing protein yields MSIMDRLAKLDSSMQRGLDNSMAALFGGKVVPAEVEELLKQETQDSLIMTDRDELIAPNVFAVGVSSKDLENLSQDRLLPALFADQLTRFVRNQGWRFEGPAVVRIAEESGLRTGQLRVSSYIDQQPDVASGFDAIVAEPSNTTDRAKRTSNQEDAMSEPTTATGEPTVSLLLQDGSSRTYLVRQGSNILGRSNDADFRLPDTGVSRQHAEITWDGQVAVLVDLESTNGTTVNDEPVDNWMLADGDVITVGHSHIEVRIVEPRSERPLHDAGHNPEEIAHPSTEYFRGPQTDHRPR; encoded by the coding sequence ATGTCAATTATGGACAGGCTGGCGAAGCTCGATTCGTCGATGCAGCGCGGCCTTGACAATTCGATGGCGGCGCTGTTCGGCGGCAAAGTTGTCCCAGCCGAGGTTGAGGAACTGCTCAAGCAGGAAACGCAAGACAGCCTGATTATGACGGACCGCGACGAGCTGATTGCGCCGAACGTGTTCGCCGTGGGCGTGTCCAGCAAGGATTTGGAGAACCTCTCCCAGGACCGGTTGCTGCCCGCACTTTTCGCCGACCAGCTAACCCGCTTCGTTCGTAACCAAGGCTGGCGCTTTGAGGGCCCCGCCGTGGTGCGCATCGCCGAGGAATCGGGATTGCGCACCGGGCAGCTTCGGGTGTCCTCGTACATTGACCAGCAACCGGACGTGGCAAGCGGCTTCGACGCAATCGTGGCCGAGCCCTCGAACACCACTGACCGCGCGAAGCGCACCAGCAACCAGGAGGATGCAATGTCCGAGCCCACCACCGCCACCGGCGAACCCACCGTGAGCCTGCTTCTGCAGGACGGTTCCTCGCGCACCTACCTGGTGCGCCAAGGCTCTAACATTCTGGGCCGCTCCAATGACGCTGATTTCCGCCTTCCGGACACGGGTGTGTCGCGCCAGCACGCGGAGATCACCTGGGACGGCCAGGTTGCCGTCCTGGTTGACCTCGAATCCACCAACGGCACCACCGTCAACGACGAGCCCGTGGATAACTGGATGCTTGCCGACGGTGACGTGATCACCGTCGGGCACTCCCACATCGAGGTGCGGATCGTGGAGCCGCGCAGCGAACGCCCCCTCCACGATGCCGGCCATAACCCCGAAGAGATTGCCCACCCCAGCACTGAGTACTTCCGGGGCCCGCAAACGGATCACCGTCCGCGATAA
- a CDS encoding FHA domain-containing protein FhaB/FipA, translating to MDSAIILGARFGLLILLWVFILFVLWVVRKDVVAAAGVRRQAVSATPIRREKARELVVVEGPLKGSHMEIASVEDLTLGRANSSDFVLGDDFASSTHARLFRRGSEWFIEDLDSRNGTFVQGLRIDQPERVTVGTDMKMGRTTLRLMP from the coding sequence ATGGATTCAGCCATCATTCTCGGCGCACGCTTCGGCCTGCTCATCCTTTTGTGGGTATTCATTCTGTTCGTGCTCTGGGTCGTTCGCAAGGATGTGGTCGCGGCGGCAGGTGTGCGTCGACAAGCAGTCTCCGCAACCCCCATCAGGCGCGAGAAAGCACGCGAGCTTGTGGTGGTTGAGGGCCCGCTCAAAGGTTCCCACATGGAAATTGCCAGCGTGGAGGACTTAACTCTGGGGCGTGCAAACTCTTCCGACTTCGTGCTCGGCGACGACTTCGCCTCCAGCACGCATGCCCGCCTGTTCCGCCGCGGCAGCGAGTGGTTCATCGAGGACCTGGACTCGCGCAACGGCACCTTCGTCCAAGGGTTGCGCATCGACCAGCCGGAACGCGTCACCGTGGGCACTGACATGAAGATGGGGCGCACGACCCTGAGGTTGATGCCATGA
- a CDS encoding PP2C family protein-serine/threonine phosphatase, with product MTNLKLNFVAASDRGLVRTNNEDSAYAGPHLLVLADGMGGHAAGEVASQLMVRHMEHLDADPGDADMLALLGAAADDANAAIESSVEENPEQDGMGTTLTGLMFNGSQLGLIHVGDSRGYRLREGTLAQITEDDTFVQSLVNEGKLDASEVSSHPQKSLILKAYTGRPVEPHLELLDAQPGDRYLLCSDGLSDPVTAETIATTLGTGTPEVAAQRLIELALRSGGPDNITVVIGEVVDAEAADAPVLPRKAVLAGALTPDFESTHPNSAASRAAALMRPADAGERATRASTSEAASPEDTETVSDEEDHPRRTVWLWIVGALAIALVATLGFAFFISRDDATYFLATNENNEIVIENGSRNALFGEVRHTPIQVACINARNELQISPIDDTPPDCTVFSVDDLPPSQQGAIEGLSEGSYDDVVAQLNRLADEALPACVDDKPEATNDCRTVN from the coding sequence ATGACCAACTTGAAGCTGAATTTCGTCGCGGCCTCCGACCGCGGCCTGGTACGCACCAACAATGAGGACTCCGCCTACGCGGGCCCTCACCTGCTCGTGCTTGCCGACGGCATGGGCGGCCACGCTGCCGGCGAAGTCGCCTCGCAGCTGATGGTCAGGCATATGGAGCACCTCGACGCCGATCCCGGTGATGCCGACATGCTCGCCCTCCTCGGCGCGGCAGCCGACGACGCCAACGCCGCCATCGAATCCTCCGTGGAGGAAAACCCCGAGCAGGACGGCATGGGGACGACCCTGACGGGCCTGATGTTCAACGGCTCCCAACTCGGCCTGATCCACGTCGGCGACTCGCGCGGCTACCGACTGCGGGAGGGAACCCTCGCCCAGATCACCGAGGACGACACGTTCGTCCAATCGCTGGTCAACGAGGGCAAGCTCGACGCCAGCGAGGTGTCCTCCCACCCGCAGAAATCGCTGATTCTCAAGGCCTACACTGGCCGCCCGGTCGAGCCGCACCTCGAGCTTCTCGACGCCCAGCCGGGCGATCGCTACCTGCTGTGCTCCGACGGCCTGTCCGACCCCGTGACTGCGGAAACCATCGCCACGACGCTCGGCACCGGCACGCCCGAGGTCGCCGCGCAACGGCTCATCGAGCTTGCGCTGCGCTCCGGCGGGCCGGACAACATCACGGTCGTCATCGGCGAGGTCGTTGACGCGGAAGCCGCCGACGCGCCGGTGCTGCCGCGCAAGGCCGTGCTCGCCGGCGCGCTGACCCCGGACTTTGAATCGACGCACCCGAACTCGGCGGCGAGCCGCGCCGCCGCATTGATGCGCCCCGCGGACGCCGGCGAGCGCGCCACGAGGGCGTCGACAAGCGAAGCCGCCTCCCCCGAGGACACTGAGACCGTCAGCGACGAGGAGGATCACCCCCGCCGCACAGTCTGGCTCTGGATCGTCGGCGCGCTGGCAATCGCACTCGTAGCGACGCTCGGTTTCGCGTTCTTTATCAGCCGCGACGACGCGACGTACTTCCTCGCCACCAACGAGAACAACGAAATTGTCATCGAGAACGGCAGCCGTAACGCCCTGTTCGGCGAGGTCAGGCACACGCCGATCCAGGTCGCCTGCATCAATGCCCGTAACGAGCTGCAAATTTCCCCGATCGACGACACGCCGCCCGACTGCACGGTCTTTTCCGTAGACGACTTGCCCCCATCGCAACAAGGCGCGATTGAGGGGCTGAGCGAGGGCAGCTACGACGACGTCGTCGCCCAGCTCAACAGGCTGGCCGACGAGGCGCTGCCAGCGTGTGTTGACGACAAACCGGAAGCCACCAACGACTGCAGGACGGTGAACTAA
- a CDS encoding FtsW/RodA/SpoVE family cell cycle protein, which produces MSRIFSRTRELGLLVCSALLLLLMLFGLELSQGRTLTGEMLWLVGGFIGVYAIAHLAIRLTAPYADQVLLPVVATLNAIGLVIIYRLDLAERAGYGALADRQVLWSFAGVVLLVLTLVIVRDHKSLSRYSYILGLLGLFFLALPLVWPQPAEFADARIWIWIGPFSIQPGEFSKILLLIFFAQLLAQKRSLFTVAGKRFAGLVFPRLRDLAPIMVVWAIAILIMAISNDFGPALLLFATVLAMVYYATGRTSWLLIGIGLLAVGGYAVYQVSDKIQERVTNFLDPLANYDTTGYQPSQALFGLSWGGVTGVGLGHGHPELVPVAHSDYILAAIGEELGFAGLAAVLCLFLIFVNRGFRAAMQVRDSYGKLLAAGLATTIIIQIFVVIGGISALMPMTGLTTPFMSAGGSAIMANYILLGLLLRISNSANRPADIDKGASALDLVGAEAAR; this is translated from the coding sequence GTGAGCAGAATTTTCTCCCGCACCCGGGAGCTTGGTCTCCTCGTGTGCTCCGCCCTGCTGCTACTGCTCATGCTGTTCGGGCTCGAATTGTCGCAGGGACGCACCCTCACGGGCGAGATGCTGTGGCTCGTCGGCGGGTTCATCGGTGTCTACGCCATCGCCCACCTCGCGATCCGCCTCACCGCCCCCTACGCTGACCAGGTGCTTTTGCCCGTGGTGGCCACGCTCAACGCGATCGGTCTGGTGATCATCTACCGCCTTGATCTCGCCGAGCGCGCCGGTTACGGTGCACTGGCCGACCGGCAGGTTCTGTGGTCTTTCGCCGGCGTCGTGCTGCTCGTTCTCACCCTCGTGATCGTGCGCGACCACAAGTCGCTCTCGCGCTACTCCTACATCCTCGGGTTGCTCGGGTTGTTCTTCCTCGCCCTGCCTCTGGTATGGCCACAGCCCGCCGAGTTCGCCGACGCGCGCATCTGGATTTGGATCGGCCCGTTCTCCATCCAGCCGGGCGAGTTCTCGAAGATCCTGCTGCTGATCTTCTTCGCCCAGCTCCTGGCACAGAAGCGCTCCCTTTTCACCGTGGCCGGCAAACGCTTCGCAGGACTCGTCTTCCCCCGCCTGCGCGACCTCGCACCGATCATGGTGGTGTGGGCCATCGCCATTTTGATCATGGCGATCTCCAACGACTTCGGCCCCGCGCTACTTCTCTTTGCCACCGTGCTGGCGATGGTCTACTACGCCACCGGCCGCACCAGCTGGTTGCTCATCGGGATCGGGCTCCTCGCCGTCGGCGGGTACGCCGTCTACCAGGTCTCCGACAAGATCCAGGAACGCGTCACCAACTTCCTCGACCCCCTGGCCAACTACGACACCACCGGCTACCAACCATCCCAGGCCCTGTTCGGGCTCAGCTGGGGCGGGGTCACGGGCGTCGGCCTCGGCCACGGCCACCCCGAGCTCGTGCCCGTCGCCCACTCCGACTACATCCTCGCCGCCATTGGCGAGGAGCTCGGGTTCGCTGGGCTCGCGGCGGTTTTGTGCCTGTTCCTCATCTTTGTCAACCGCGGTTTCCGCGCCGCCATGCAGGTCCGCGATTCCTACGGCAAGCTGCTGGCGGCCGGCCTTGCAACCACGATCATCATCCAGATCTTCGTGGTCATCGGCGGAATTTCCGCTCTCATGCCGATGACCGGCCTGACCACCCCGTTCATGTCCGCGGGTGGCTCAGCGATTATGGCGAACTACATCCTGCTCGGCCTGCTTCTGCGCATCTCCAACAGCGCTAACCGGCCGGCCGACATCGATAAAGGGGCGTCGGCACTCGATCTCGTCGGGGCGGAGGCAGCGCGATGA